The genomic DNA TCCAATCCCTGCAGGGAGCCTGCGAGAACTCCGGGCTCTCCCCGGAGGCCCTGGTCTCCACCGGCGGTGCGGCCCTCAACTGCCCGGCCAATACCCGCATCCTGGCCACCGGACTCACCAATGGCAGCCGGGCGAAGGGCTCCTTCGCCGGACTCTTCGTCCCCCCGGGCTGCGACGACAGCGGCCTCGCCATCGGCGCCGCCCAGGCCTTGCGCTACGCGGTACTGCGGACGCCCCGGGGGACGCCGCCCCGGCCCGCTTCCCACCGCGCCTACCTGGGGCTGGGGACCTGCCGGAGCGAGCTCGACGAGATCCTGCAGCAGCACCGGGACGAGCTGGTGGTCGAGCATCCCGAGGATCCCGCCCGGGAAGCCGCCCGGCTCCTCGCCGGCGACCGCATCATCGCCTGGTTCGAGGGCCGCAGCGAGATCGGTCCCCGGGCCCTGGGGCACCGCAGCATCCTGGCGCACCCGGGGCACGGAACGAATTGGCGCCGGGTCAACCAGATCAAGGAACGGGAAGCCTGGCGCCCTCTGGCTCCCTCGATCCTCATCGAAGCCTGCGAGGAGTGGTGCGAGGGCGCCCCCATCCCCTCGCCCTACATGCTCTTCAACGCCCGCATGCGCCGCCCCGACGCTCCCGCCATCACCCACGTCGACGACAGCGCCCGCATCCAGACCGTCGCCCCGGAGGACGGCAACTACTACCGCTTGCTGACCGAGTTTCACGCCTCCAGTGGACTGCCCCTGCTCCTCAACACCTCCTTCAACGGCCCCGCCATGCCCATCATCGAACGGCCGGCGGAAGCGGTGAGGTTCTTCCTCGACTCGACCCTCGACCATCTCTTCGTCGACGGCGTGAAGATCAGCCATCGGCCCTCGGAGGCCGAGTCGTGAGCGACCCTCGCCCCTGGATCCTCTTTCTCAACGGGCCGTCCAGCGCCGGCAAGTCGTCCCTCTGCACCGCCCTCCAGGCGTGCTTCCCCGAGCCCCTGCTGCACGTCGCCGCCGACATGTTCCTGTCTATGATGCCCCGCTGCTATCGCGCCCTCGACGTGGCTCCGGACTCGGCGGCGGCGGAAGGCTTTCTGTCGGTCACCGTTCCCGACGCTCCGCGCCCGTTCATCGACGTCCAGGCCGGCCCCTTCGGCCACCGGGTCATCCTGGGCATGCACCGCTCGGTGGCGGCGCTGGCGGAAGAAGGCAGCCACGTGGTAGTGGATCACGTGCTCCTCTACCCCCTGTGGAGGCGCCAGGCGGTGGAGACCCTGGCGGATCACCGGGTGCTCTTCATCAAAGTGTCCTGCGAGCTCGAAGAGTTGGAGCGCCGGGAGCGGGAGCGCGCCAACCGCTCCTCAGGCTACGCCTACGGCAGCTTCACCTGCATCCACGAGGGCTGCCACTACGATTTCGAGATCGACACCACCGGCAAGACCTCGGAGGAGTGTGCCGCGGAGATCGTCCAGCACCTACGGAGCGATCCGGTACCCCAAGGATTCCGGCGCATGCGGCGGGAGCTTGCCGAGGCGGGTCTTGAGGTCAGCCGTCACGGCAAGGTGTAGGCGATGACGTAGTCGCCGGCGGGGGAGCCGACGCCGATATGCCCGCCCGGTGCCACCACCAGGAACTGCTTGCCGTCGGGCTGGAGCTTGTAGGAGATGGGCCCGGCGTGGAGGCCGGCGGGCAAGTCGAAGGTGGTGACCAGCTCGCCGGTTTCTGCATCGTGGACCCGCATCACCGGATCCTTGGTGCCGCCGTGGAAGACCAGGCCGCTGGCCGTCGACAAGGCGGGGGCCAGCCCGCCGAGGCCGGGATCGTCGGGACCGATGCTGGAGGAGGCGCTCCAGGCAATCGTTCCCTGCGCCAGATCGACGGCCACCAGCCGGCCCCAGGGCGGCTTGTTGCACAGCACCCCCTCGTGCTGGAAGACCGTGCGGCCGGTCACCGGATGCAGCCAGTAGCGCTCGCCGGTTCCCCGGCCGGTGAACCACCAGAAGAGATTCTGAAACGGCAGCCCGCGCAGCGGCCGAACATTGGGATCGATCTCCCCAGCGCGCTCCGCCACCTCCTGGAGTTGCACGATGTGGACCTTGTTCTGCACCGGCACGAAGAGCCGCTGCCGCGCCGGATCCCAGGTCGCCCCCGCCCAGCTGGCGCCGCCGAAGGTGAAGGGATAGATCACCGAGCCCTGGAGACTCGGAGGGGTGAAGAGGCCCTCGTTGCGCACCCCGGTCAGCCGCGCCCGGCAAGCCTCTAGATGCTCCTTCGTGGGGGCGTAGAGGTCGTCCTCGTCCAGGCGCTGGGGTACTAGCGGCGGCGGCGCCGTCGGGAACGGCTGGGTGAGGGCGGCCCGCTCGCCGGGCAGATCGCTCTTGGGCACCGGCCGCTCCTCCACCGGGAAGAGGGGCTCCCCGGTCTCCCGGTGGAGCACGAAAACGAAGCCATGCTTGGTCGCCTGAGCGACGGCGTCCACGGGGCCATCCTCCCGCTCCACGGTGACCAGCACCGGCGGCGAGGCGAGATCGTAATCCCACAGATCGTGGTGCACGGTCTGGTAATGCCACACCCGCTCGCCGGTCGCGCCGTCGAGGGCGACCACCGAGTCGGAGAAGAGGTTCGAGCCCAGGCGCTCTCCGCCGTAAAAATCCGGGCTCGGCGAGCTCACCGGCAGAAAGACCAGCCCCCGCTCCAGATCCGCGGTGATGGTGGACCAAACATTCGCCGCCCCTGCTAGCCGCCGGCCGGTCTCCCAGGTCTCGGCGCCGAATTCTCCGGCGTGGGGAATGGTGTGGAAGGTCCAGCGCACCTCGCCGGTGCGCACGTCGAAGGCCCGCACGTCCCCCGGCGGCGCGTCGGGGCGGATCTGGTCCGCGATGGAAGAGCCCACCACGATGACGTCGCCGATGACGGTGCCCGGCGAGGTGACGCCATACTCCCAGCTGTCGTAGAGGGGCACCAGCCCTTCGAGGAGATTCACCACCCCCTCCGTGCCGAAGTCCCCGCAGGGCTCCCCCGTCGCCGCATCGAGGGCGAAGAGCCGCGCATCCAGCGTCGCCAGGAAGACCCGCGCCGCGCACTTCCCTTCCTCCTCCTGGCTCCGCCAGTAGGCAACGCCGCGGTTGATCCACATGTAGAAGAAGCGCCCCGGCTCGAGCACCGGGTCGAAGGTCCACAGCTCCTCCCCGGTCTCAGGATCGAGGGCGATGACCCGATTGCGCGGGGTAGTGAAGAAGAGCCGGCCGTCGACCACGATGGGCGTCGATTCCGAGGTGCTGCCGCGGCGGATCTTGACCGGGAATTGCCCTTCCCAAACATCGCCGTGGCGATAGGTCCACGCCACCTGCAGCTGCTCGACGTTGCCCGGATGAATGTCGGTGAGGGTTGAGTGGCGGCCGCCCCCCGGCGCCCCCTCGGTAAAAGGCCATTCGACGGGAAAGGCATCCGCCTCCGGAGCCTCGACGATCTCCCCGGGCTCTTCAGCAGGCGCTTCCGCTGCCACTGGCGGGGAAAGCACCAAGGCCAGCAACGCCACAAGCCCCGCGAGAGTCCCAAGGTAGGAGAAAGTGTGTTTGCCGCTCATGATCTCTCCCAGCCTGTTTCCAGCCCCTATAGAACCGCCTGCCGCCGCAGCTCTTCGCGGAGCCCTTCGACTCCTTCGAAACGCCAGACCCGCATCCCCGTCCCCCGGGCTCCGGCACAATTCTTCTCCCGATCGTCGACGAAGAGGCAGTCCGAGGTGGCCACGCCGAGGGTCGCCGCCGCGTCGAGATAGACCTCCGGCGAGGGCTTGCGCCGGCCCGTCTCGCAGGAGACGAAGCTCCACCTCAGATAGCGGCTCAGGCGCAGCTTGTCTTCGATGCGCCGGTACCACCGGGGATAGTTGGAAAGAGCGTGCATCTTCACCCCCGCGGCGGAGAGCTCCATCACCAGCTCCTCCATGCCATCGAGCCAGCGATAGCCGTCCACCAAGGCCTGCCGCAAGCCGTCCCCGTCCACCGGCCGGCGATCCATAAACATGCGTCGGAAATAGGCTTCCTCGTCGATCTCACCGCGCTCGAAGGCACCCCAGGCCTCCCGATCCGCCGCGGCGAGGAATTCCTCCAGGCTCAGACCCAGAAAGTCCAAACCCTCCCGGTAGGACGGATCGTGGACCAGGGTGCCCATGACGTCCAAGAGCAGCACCTGCGGAATCGGTTGCATGGTCGCTCAGCGGGCGGTCAGCGGAGGGCGTAGTAAACACCGCGGCAATAGCTGATCACCATCAGCACCGTCGCCAGGATCAACAAGGCCGTGTGGAGCTCCCAATCGAGCACGAAGCGCACGCCCAACAGGATGTGGGTGAAGCCGGTGGTGAAGGTGCTCAAGGGGGACGACGGCGGCGACTTCGACTCCCGGCGTAGGAAGCCCAGGAAGATCAGGTAGACGAAGCGGATCAGACCGATGACCAGGATCCAAAGGCCGATGCGATCTAGGTGGATCAACATCAGGCAGACGGTGACGGTGATGATGGCGTCGCCTTCCTTGTCGAGGTTCCCTCCCAGCACCGAGACCAGGTTGAAGCGGCGGGCCAGACGCCCGTCGATGCCGTCGATGACC from Acidobacteriota bacterium includes the following:
- a CDS encoding carbamoyltransferase C-terminal domain-containing protein: QSLQGACENSGLSPEALVSTGGAALNCPANTRILATGLTNGSRAKGSFAGLFVPPGCDDSGLAIGAAQALRYAVLRTPRGTPPRPASHRAYLGLGTCRSELDEILQQHRDELVVEHPEDPAREAARLLAGDRIIAWFEGRSEIGPRALGHRSILAHPGHGTNWRRVNQIKEREAWRPLAPSILIEACEEWCEGAPIPSPYMLFNARMRRPDAPAITHVDDSARIQTVAPEDGNYYRLLTEFHASSGLPLLLNTSFNGPAMPIIERPAEAVRFFLDSTLDHLFVDGVKISHRPSEAES
- a CDS encoding pyrroloquinoline quinone-dependent dehydrogenase, whose amino-acid sequence is MSGKHTFSYLGTLAGLVALLALVLSPPVAAEAPAEEPGEIVEAPEADAFPVEWPFTEGAPGGGRHSTLTDIHPGNVEQLQVAWTYRHGDVWEGQFPVKIRRGSTSESTPIVVDGRLFFTTPRNRVIALDPETGEELWTFDPVLEPGRFFYMWINRGVAYWRSQEEEGKCAARVFLATLDARLFALDAATGEPCGDFGTEGVVNLLEGLVPLYDSWEYGVTSPGTVIGDVIVVGSSIADQIRPDAPPGDVRAFDVRTGEVRWTFHTIPHAGEFGAETWETGRRLAGAANVWSTITADLERGLVFLPVSSPSPDFYGGERLGSNLFSDSVVALDGATGERVWHYQTVHHDLWDYDLASPPVLVTVEREDGPVDAVAQATKHGFVFVLHRETGEPLFPVEERPVPKSDLPGERAALTQPFPTAPPPLVPQRLDEDDLYAPTKEHLEACRARLTGVRNEGLFTPPSLQGSVIYPFTFGGASWAGATWDPARQRLFVPVQNKVHIVQLQEVAERAGEIDPNVRPLRGLPFQNLFWWFTGRGTGERYWLHPVTGRTVFQHEGVLCNKPPWGRLVAVDLAQGTIAWSASSSIGPDDPGLGGLAPALSTASGLVFHGGTKDPVMRVHDAETGELVTTFDLPAGLHAGPISYKLQPDGKQFLVVAPGGHIGVGSPAGDYVIAYTLP
- a CDS encoding HAD-IA family hydrolase — protein: MQPIPQVLLLDVMGTLVHDPSYREGLDFLGLSLEEFLAAADREAWGAFERGEIDEEAYFRRMFMDRRPVDGDGLRQALVDGYRWLDGMEELVMELSAAGVKMHALSNYPRWYRRIEDKLRLSRYLRWSFVSCETGRRKPSPEVYLDAAATLGVATSDCLFVDDREKNCAGARGTGMRVWRFEGVEGLREELRRQAVL
- a CDS encoding CDP-alcohol phosphatidyltransferase family protein; translated protein: MNEPVPTDLAQAQSRRILAWRTVHGWLMLATALLALYLDRPVIVAVVGMVSLLTLAKVGSVPRQPGDRFNFVNWITVARILAGVTVVITPILFGPMFACIQVISLWVIDGIDGRLARRFNLVSVLGGNLDKEGDAIITVTVCLMLIHLDRIGLWILVIGLIRFVYLIFLGFLRRESKSPPSSPLSTFTTGFTHILLGVRFVLDWELHTALLILATVLMVISYCRGVYYALR